TCGGTTACGTGACCGCCGACCGTTTTGCCGCGCACCGCAAGGCGACGACCCGGCATCTCTGCGGAGGCCCCACAGGACATACCGAGGAGCAGCACCATGGCTAGCGGCGCGATTGGATTGTTACTCGGCTTCCTCATCGGGCTGGGCTGCCGATGGTTCGATTTACCCCTGCCGGCACCACCGAAGATTGTAGGTGCACTGCTCGTCGTAGCGATGACCCTGGGATTTCTCGGTGCGGACTGGATCCCCGTGGGATAGCGCCTTTTACCCCTGTCAAAGGAGATACATATCATGAATCCGGACCTGATCCTCTATAACGGCAAGCTGCATACAGTGGACCCGGAGCAGCCGAGTGCCAGTGCGGTTGTGGTCAACGATGGCTTTATCCAGGCAGTAGGCAGTGATGAACAGGTCATGAAGCTACGTGCCGACACCACGCGGGTCATCAATCTTAACGGCCGTGCCTGTATACCCGGGCTGAACGACTCCCACCTGCACCTCATTCGCGGCGGCCTGAACTATAACCTCGAACTCCGGTGGGAAGGCGTTCCCTCGCTAGCGGACGCCATGCGCCTACTTAAACAGCAGGCGGACCGGACACCCACACCGCAATGGGTCAGGGTCGTGGGCGGGTGGAGCGAGTTTCAGTTTGCCGAAAGACGCATGCCGACGTTGGACGAACTCAATGCCGCTGCGCCAGACACTCCGGTATTTGTTCTACATCTATACGATCGTGCGTTGCTCAATCGAGCCGCGTTGAAAGTCGTGGGCTACGGTAAGGACACCCCGAATCCGCCGGGCGGCGAGATCCAGCGGGACGGGCAGGGCAATCCGACAGGCATGCTGATTGCCCGACCGAACGCGATGATTCTCTACTCGACCCTGGCCAAGGGGCCGGCCCTGCCTTTGGAGTACCAGGTGAACTCGACGCGCCAGTTCATGCGCGAACTGAACCGGTTGGGTGTCACCAGCGCGATCGATGCCGGCGGTGGTTTCCAGAACTACCCGGAGGATTACCAGGTGATCCAGCAACTGGCGGATGCCGGCGACTTGACCGTGCGTATCGCGTACAACCTTTTCACGCAGAAGCCCAAGGCAGAGTTGCAGGATTTCCAGCACTGGTCGGAGATTGTGGAGTACCAGCAGGGTAACGATTTCTTCCGGCACAACGGCGCTGGCGAAATGCTGGTGTTTTCTGCGGCGGACTTCGAAGACTTCCTGGAGCCTCGCCCGGATTTGCCCGCGGGCATGGAAGACGAGCTGGAACCGGTCGTCCGCCACCTGGTAGAGCAGCGCTGGCCGTTCCGGTTGCATGCGACCTACGACGAGTCGATCTCCCGGATGCTGGATGTATTCGAGAAGGTCAACGCCGACGTGCCGTTCGATGGCTTGCCCTGGTTCTTCGACCATGCCGAAACCATCAGCCCGCGCAGCATCGAGCGGGTGAAAGCACTGGGCGGCGGTATCGCGATCCAGGATCGTATGGCCTTCCGGGGCGAATACTTTGTCGATCGCTACGGCAATGAGGCCGCAGAGCAGACCCCGCCCATCGCTCGCATGCTGGGTGAGGACATTCCCGTTGGCGCGGGTACGGATGCGACCCGCGTGTCCAGCTACAACCCCTGGACCTCGCTTTACTGGCTGATCAGTGGACGCACCGTTGGCGGCCTTCAGCTCTATCAGGAAGGGCTACCAAGGCAGACCGCGCTGGAACTCTTCACCCGTGGCAGCGCCTGGTTTTCGTCGGAACAAGGCAAGAAAGGGCAGATCAAATCCGGTCAATTGGCTGATTTCACGGTGTTGTCGGCGGACCTGATGACGGTAGAGGAAGAGGCGATCAAGACCATCGAGTCGGTGTTGACCATCGTCGGCGGGAAGGTGGTGTACGGCGCAGAGGAATTCAGCGCCCTTGGGCCTCCCTCGATTCCGGTACTGCCTGACTGGTCGCCCGTGGCGATGGTGCCCGGGCACTGGAAACCTACGGCGTCCGATGCGGCGCCAGCATCGTTGCACCTATGCGCAGGGAGCTGTGGCGTCCACGGCCACCAGCACGACCGGGCCCGCAAGTCGACTGTGCCCGCGACCGATCTACGGGGCTTTTGGGGCGCATTGGGTTGTTCATGCTTCAGTTTTTAGGCTCTTAGGTTTGTGGGTTCTTAATTTTCTAGGTTCCTTCGTCGACGTGCCGGGTTCACGTCATAGCGTTCAAAGGAGTTGTTCCCTTGACTGTGAGGTTCAAGGGCAAATTCACAGATGATCACCAAGAGGGAATGGATATGAGCGACAAACAAGCCAGTATCTTTACGACCAGCGACGGTACCGAGATCTACTACAAGGATTGGGGTAGTGGACAACCGGTGGTGTTCAGTCACGGGTGGCCACTGACCGCCGATGCCTGGGAAAGTCAGATGATGTTCCTGGCGGAGAACGGCTTCCGCGCGATCGCCCACGATCGACGCGGGCACGGACGTTCCAGCCAGCCCTGGCACGGCAACGAAATGGATACCTATGCCGACGACCTGGCGGAACTCCTGGATCACCTTGATATCAAGGACGCAATGTTGGTTGGCCATTCCACCGGTGGCGGCGAGGTAACCCGCTACCTGGGGCGCCACGGCACGTCCCGGGTTGCCAAGGCTGTGCTGGTAGGCGCGGTGCCGCCGATTATGCTCAAGAGCGAGAACAACCCCGTCGGGCTACCGATATCGGCTTTCGACGAGATCAGAAAGGGCGTGGCAACGGACCGTTCCCAGTTCTTTCAGGACATCACCACGCCGTTCTTTGGCGCGAATCGCGAGGGCGCCCAGGTCAGCCAGGGGATGCGTGACTCGTTCTGGCTGCAGGGCATGATGGGTGGCCTGAAGAACCAGTACGACTGTATCAAGGCGTTTTCCGAGACGGATTTCACCGAGGACCTACGCAAGATCGACATTCCCGTGCTGATTATCCATGGAGATGACGACCAGATCGTTCCGTTCGAGGGATCGGCCAAGCTCTCGGTGGAACTGCTCCCGCAGGCGGAGCTGAAAGTGTACCCGAGCGGTGACCACGCACTGGCGGATACCCATAAGGATGACCTGAATGCCGACCTGCTGGCGTTTGCGCAGGCCTGAGAGGTTAGGGCCTGGCTCGTGCCAGGCCCTTGTTCTCCGCCTGTCGAAGTTGCTAGCAGAAACATCGTGATGAACCGACACGTCCTTTTCATTCATGGTGCCTGGCTTACCCCGGACGCGTGGCAGCCTTTTATGGGGCGTTTCCGGGCCTGCGGTTTCGTTTGCAGTGCGCCGCCATGGATCTACATGGAATGTCCGGTAACTGAGTTACGCCAGCATCCGGCACGGTCACTGGCAACGCTCGATGTTAAACGCATCGTTGACCACTATGCGCAGCTGGTCACAGCTTACGAGGATCCGCCCATCCTGGTGGGGCATTCGTTTGGCGGGTTATTTGTCCAATTGCTGCTTGATCGGGGACTGGGTGCGTTGGGTATCGCCATTGATGCCGTTCCCCCGCGCGGCGTTCCTCCGGGGCTGACAGCGTTGATGGCGGCACTACCGCTGTTGACCACCTGGAACGGCTGGAACCGGGTCCTGACCATGACCCAGCCTCAGTTCATGCGGAATTTCGCTCAATCCCTGCCGCCGCAGGAAGCCAACGACGCGTACGGACGATATATTGTTCCGGCACCGGGGCGCATCTTCTTCCAGGCTGCGCTGGGCCTGGGTACCCGGGTCAACTACGCCAATGATCGTCGGGCGCCCCTGCTACTCATGGCAGGCGAGGCGGATCGCACCATACAGGCATCGATGGTTAAGGCGACTTACAAACGCTACCGGCGCTCCGTCGCCGACACGAGCTATGTCAGCTTTCCCAATCGGACCCATTGGTTGATTGCCGAGGAGGGCTGGGAAGAGGTGGCCGACTGCGCCATCGAGTGGATCGAGAAGCAGCGTGCCGGGCTTTAGTGCAATACGGGGCTCTGGGGCTTTATCAGGTATCTTTTTGCGAGCGGCGGTGAATGCTGCGGCGCTATACTCATACCACCGCATCTTGATCACGTCCGGTTTCCAGGGTCTCTTCCGACGGTAACGGTTTGATGAATGCTCGCGCTCTCGTTCTTGTCATTATGCTTCTTCCCTGGACGGCCTGCCTCGCCCTGGATGCAAAGCTTTCTTTGGAGCAGTTCAATCATACCAAGTGGACTGTCCGCGAGCAGGGCCCGGGGCAGATTGGTGCTATTGCCCAGACCAGTGATGGCTACCTTTGGCTCGGAGCCAATTATTCGCTGTACCGGTTCGACGGCGTGGAATTCGAACGTTTCGTTTCCAGTGACGGAGACGCCGTCGCGACCGTTTCCCAATTGCTGGCCTCGCCAGATGGCTCTCTGTGGATCGGGAAACGGTTCGGTGGCGTCAGCGTCCTTCGGGACGGGCAGCTGGTCGATTATCCGCCAGGTCAGGATCTTCCGGAAGGCGCGGTTTACGCCCTTGCGGTTGATCACGACGGTGCCGTATGGGCGGCCGCTAATGCCGGTCTTGCCCGCTTTAATGGTCAACGGTGGGAAATCGTAGATACGGGCTGGAACTTTCCGGAAGAGAGCGCCCGCTCGGTATTCGTCGATCGCGATGGCACGACCTGGGCCGCCAGCGACGATCGTCTGTTCTATCTGCCCAAGGGCGAACACAGGTTCATCGATACCGGCGAGTCGATCGGATGGGTTACCGACATCGTTCAGTCTCCCGACGGGGCTATCTGGATCTCGCAAATGTACCCTGGCGCGGTCCGGCAGGTTGCCACGGGTAAGACTCCAGCCGAAATTTCCCTCGATGTCGCCCCCTCAGGCCTTCTTTTCGATAGCGACGGCATGCTTTGGATCGGAACGCACGGGGGTGGGCTAGTCAGGGTAAGCACGCCCGGGACTGAGCTCTCGACCGAGCCGGAGGATCGCCTTCGTCAGGAAGATGGGCTTTCGTCCGATGTGGTTGGCCTGCTTTTCGAGGATCGGGAAGGCATTGTCTGGGCAGGGACCAGTACCGGCCTAGACCGCTTCAAGTATGCTTCAGCCGTGCCCGCTTGCATATCGAGCGGCGCCTACAACGTAGCGCTTGCTGCCACACCAGATGGTGCGATTTGGGCCGGGTCGAGCAACCAGCCGGTCACGCGGCTTTTGAATGGTCAGGCCAGGACCGCCGCACCCGCGCTACCGGTAACGGCGGCAGCTACGGATCAAGCGGGGACCGTGTGGATGGGCGGCCCCGGCGGCATTTGGCGATC
The window above is part of the Marinobacter nanhaiticus D15-8W genome. Proteins encoded here:
- a CDS encoding DUF1427 family protein is translated as MASGAIGLLLGFLIGLGCRWFDLPLPAPPKIVGALLVVAMTLGFLGADWIPVG
- a CDS encoding amidohydrolase — its product is MNPDLILYNGKLHTVDPEQPSASAVVVNDGFIQAVGSDEQVMKLRADTTRVINLNGRACIPGLNDSHLHLIRGGLNYNLELRWEGVPSLADAMRLLKQQADRTPTPQWVRVVGGWSEFQFAERRMPTLDELNAAAPDTPVFVLHLYDRALLNRAALKVVGYGKDTPNPPGGEIQRDGQGNPTGMLIARPNAMILYSTLAKGPALPLEYQVNSTRQFMRELNRLGVTSAIDAGGGFQNYPEDYQVIQQLADAGDLTVRIAYNLFTQKPKAELQDFQHWSEIVEYQQGNDFFRHNGAGEMLVFSAADFEDFLEPRPDLPAGMEDELEPVVRHLVEQRWPFRLHATYDESISRMLDVFEKVNADVPFDGLPWFFDHAETISPRSIERVKALGGGIAIQDRMAFRGEYFVDRYGNEAAEQTPPIARMLGEDIPVGAGTDATRVSSYNPWTSLYWLISGRTVGGLQLYQEGLPRQTALELFTRGSAWFSSEQGKKGQIKSGQLADFTVLSADLMTVEEEAIKTIESVLTIVGGKVVYGAEEFSALGPPSIPVLPDWSPVAMVPGHWKPTASDAAPASLHLCAGSCGVHGHQHDRARKSTVPATDLRGFWGALGCSCFSF
- a CDS encoding alpha/beta fold hydrolase, which codes for MSDKQASIFTTSDGTEIYYKDWGSGQPVVFSHGWPLTADAWESQMMFLAENGFRAIAHDRRGHGRSSQPWHGNEMDTYADDLAELLDHLDIKDAMLVGHSTGGGEVTRYLGRHGTSRVAKAVLVGAVPPIMLKSENNPVGLPISAFDEIRKGVATDRSQFFQDITTPFFGANREGAQVSQGMRDSFWLQGMMGGLKNQYDCIKAFSETDFTEDLRKIDIPVLIIHGDDDQIVPFEGSAKLSVELLPQAELKVYPSGDHALADTHKDDLNADLLAFAQA
- a CDS encoding alpha/beta hydrolase produces the protein MNRHVLFIHGAWLTPDAWQPFMGRFRACGFVCSAPPWIYMECPVTELRQHPARSLATLDVKRIVDHYAQLVTAYEDPPILVGHSFGGLFVQLLLDRGLGALGIAIDAVPPRGVPPGLTALMAALPLLTTWNGWNRVLTMTQPQFMRNFAQSLPPQEANDAYGRYIVPAPGRIFFQAALGLGTRVNYANDRRAPLLLMAGEADRTIQASMVKATYKRYRRSVADTSYVSFPNRTHWLIAEEGWEEVADCAIEWIEKQRAGL